Genomic DNA from Salvia miltiorrhiza cultivar Shanhuang (shh) chromosome 1, IMPLAD_Smil_shh, whole genome shotgun sequence:
TATATAAACAATGCATAGAtaatattatgattataataTACGATCAATTGAGTATAGTAAATCAATTGAGTATAGtaaatcaattataatattataactattataattgatttactatttaatatatatatatatagtatatatatcttattatatatatatacaaaattattttcgtgcattgcacgagggaaaatactagtattatataaaagagcagtttaacGACTATTTTTTTcgccataatttaaaattatagtagttattttttaaattttagttattaaaGTATATTTTCACTAACTTTTGCTATATATGCGGTGGAGAGGTTTTATTTCCAATTCGaacttcttttcttcttttcttttatcttctacttttttttctttcttttttaaaatcatataatatgattaatgataaaatattcaatatgcatattaaacTAAAGATCATAAGATTAACTGTAATTTAttatagctttaatttgatatataataaatataaaatagatttaagatAATAAAGATATTagaatttaaagttttaaactAAAttgttttctctctcctctctcttattttacttctttttctttgatgatctattttcatttgatttattatatttgttttcgTTATATCCTTCACTTATTTCCTTTTCATttagatattattttattttaatattttcttttatttttcggtTTTATCGTCTTTTTTTTGTGCATAGCATGTTTAAGTATGATTTCATagatatattgtaattttttttgttacgatttcatataaattttataccttttaaaatttcaaaatcataaaaaataaatttaaaatgaataagttatgataatttaaaattttaaaataatttttttatccttCCTCTCTACTCTCTTTAATGTTTTTTTCtaatcttctttccttaatgaCATGCGTACTTTTtgtcttctatatatatattttttcgatatatgtatttatttttatttttgtatttttaaaggGAAAATAAATAGATATCACATTTTGcgttttacatattttttatattaaaatggTTTAGAATGTAGCATAGGTGAATGaaaaaccagggggcttagcccactggccaccggatcctcacttaagtgaagtgacccgggttcgatcccttttgggagcgaattggagattggagatataaggtggatttggtgaatggagagataaggtggttcttggagtagatggggaactaattactaacatctaacatgactttgcccgatcaaaaaaaaaaaaaaaaaaatatttggttcattatataactcttttttaaattattttttttgtattaattttaatataacttttttgattaataattagttatttatattaaaaatataatttcaaatatgaatttttatttatgtttgtgcatgaaaatattttttttatttattatgacgtgtaatactcgatgatgatgatgatgataataataataataataataataataataataataataataataataataataataataataataataataagtgatgctaattttatcaaataatttttaattgtttgataactataattatcattacactttatataaGGTTGAAAATTTAATGTTTTCAAATTTGAGTTTTGTGATTAATtgatgttgattattttattttatttttgaaacatatttagtatttatttatattttaattttatttaatatttatatttatttatttaaacgtatcgtttaatttcgatgttcgtcgtgcatggTACGGGCAGACATACTAGtttaacataaaaagaaggaatgaTGATTTCCATTTCTTTACAAACAATGTCTTTACATTGGAAATAAGTTGGTTTTGCCGTGCATCTTGCACCCTCTTTCGCATCAATCTAGAATTAAGAATTTTTATCCGACTGTGTTGATCTAATGATAAGGGGTTAatgtttaaaatttaaaattttgaatttgaattataTGTCACGcaagttttaaatttttttatttaattatataatttatacaaaaaaaaaacattaaaaatttcTTATGACGAGTATAAGCCGGTTTATGGATGCGTTCTTGTGAGGGATTTTGATTGAGCATGGATGTGTTCTCATTTGGGGAGGGACTTTGATAGTACATATATAGGGACTAGGGTGTTTGGATAAACTTATTTCAAAAAGATTATAAACTCCAATAATTCAtaagaatatttttatttgagagaTTGTTTGGGGGCTTTATAGAAGTGGTCCTTATTTTAGAGCCCCTCGTCCATAGTAGGGAACTTTATAATCAGACTCTAtaaaatttctttatattttctccaaattaaatatattaattaaaataaatatagaattttaagatcgaaaatttcattaaaattaatttcaacaaGCAAAAGACAAGGAATCATGTCAAGGTTTGAAAAAACGTGCTATAATTGAGTGTTTCAAGAGGCAGAAAGTTCAAAGTGGAACAATCTTTGCAATAGATGAATTAAATGTTATTGCAATGAGATGGTTGTATTTGCAGATGATGAAACCTTCGATATTTTGATTTGGTGAAAACTTAATCAACATAGGTTCCGGTGCTTTTCCATCTTGCTAGTGATGTATTAGTTGTCCCCATTTCTACCATAGCCTCAGAATATGTTTTTAGTACCGAAGGAAGAGTGCTCAATGCTTTTAGGAGTTCTTTTAACTCCTACAATTGTTGAGTCACTTATATGCACTCAAAATTGGTTGAGGAGGTCAAAATAGACAATCACCATAGAAGAGGATTTAGAAGACATAATGAAGCATGAAGAAGGTCAAATTTTAAagcttttttcaattttatcagaatatatatacatatatatcgtTCCATTACCTTTCCCATTTTTCCTTCAACACAACGCAAACAAGAGCTAGTAGTTCCATTTGGGACACATCACTAGACTCATTGGCTAATATAGCAAAATAGTTATCACTTAGCTCATCCATAATTCGCTTAGTTATTTATTTAGCACAACAATTGATAATATCTTTTTGAATAATTGGAAATATCAATTGACAATTGCCGGGAGCATTTTCAAAAGTGACCTTTGAAACAACTCCATTCTATTATGCGTCTTTAACCATTTCAAAAGTTCAACAAAATTTAACCTATTAATGGATTCTTCATTTTCTCTATGCCAACGAAACATCATCTCTTGTCCTAATAGAAAACACAAACAAGGAATTGAAGCTTTCAAGCAAACTTCTACTCTTTTTGAATCACATTAGTGGCATtatcaaaagaaataagaattgattttttttttccatctcTTAAGGTTACATATTTCTCATAAGCAAGGTTGTGAGCTATTTTAACACCACCAACATGTTTAAGAAATCTTTCCGATTTATTCCACGACTTAAATCCTCAATTAACAAATGCATCTCTCCCCATATTAATCTTAACTTCATTCTTGAACAATGCGATATCTTTCTCAATACTATATTCAAGCCAATCTCATTTTTCAAACCAAGAAGCACTAAATCGACGCAAATCTCCATAATTTTTTGGAGGAAAATCATGAGTTTTTGGTTGGCAAGGCTTTTTAAGAATATATGCTCTTCTAACTGCATCTCGTTCATTTGGAGGATAATCCATTATccttattcttttttttcagGTCATGAGGAAGAAGTTCAATATCATAAACTTAATTCTTTATCCTCTAATTAGTACTATTTGAACCACCCAAATTTACAGAATTTTCTTGAGTTTGAAGTGACTCATTTGTAGGAGACTCACTCTcttgaattttcattttcttgaaTATTAATTGTCGAAGAAcgagttatttttttttataataatattgtgtatataattaagattttattgaaagaaaggaaaaaatgaacctaaaaacccttgagagcacagggaagcaaactaagggccgagcctcaatAAAACTAAcgagttattttattattccttttGAATCTTTTGATTTAGGTGTTTCGCTTGCCATTCCTGTATCCAATACACAAATATAAGAATTCTATAAGAAAACTAAAATTTTCACAAACATAAACAAGTTCACATATCAAGTAGGCAAAAATATAATTGACAAATGAGTTCGTCATTTaatcaaatatattatatgaaatatataatacCCCTAATTTAAACAaaagaattatataataatacctTATAATTGGTTGAAAGAATCAGATTCTAAGCGAAAATGTCGAGGACACGATGAATTTAAAAGGGTTAATGGCATGTAAATTACTAAACTATGACCAAATTCTGGTTTAAATACCGAAATTCAATGTGTATCATGAAAATTCCTATACTATTAATTTGATCTGATTTAGGTACTCCGCAAATTTTCCGGCGAAAAATTGATGACATGGACAACTGAAAATCTTACGTGGATAAGCCGGAACAATAGTTAAACACAGTCGTTTTACTTAGTTAAAAAACGATATCGTTTTGTTAATAGTCTGGTCCAGCCCTAGTGAGCTACTGCAACTCGAGCAGCCCTACATCGGAGACGAGCTCCGTCAGCCAGAAGGCGGTGGCGGGTGCGCCACCTTCGTCCCTGAGCCGGTACGAGTCGCAGAAATGGCGCAACTGGAACACGTCCGGGCGGTATCTGAAGAACCACAAGCCACTGCTGGTGCTGAGCCATTGTAGCGGGGCCCACATCCTTGAATTCCTCCGCTACCTCGACCAGTTCGGCAAGACCAAGGTCCACACCGCCGGCTGCCCCTTCTTCGGCCATCctcaccccctcccccccccccccccccgccctGCCCCTGCCTTCTCCGCCAGGCCTGGGGAAGCCTCGATGCACTCGTCGGCCTCCTACGCGCCGCCTTCGAGGAGAACGACGGCAGGCCGTAGACCAATCCCTTCGGCGCACGCGGTATCGCCTATGAGaagaaaaagaggaagaagCCCCCAAAGCAGCAGATGCAGGCGCCAGATTCGAGGTCAGGGACTCACAGCCCTCCTCTCCTTACTCAAAGAATCGAATTGAGCCCTAGATTCGATACCTCCATTAAAGTTGTCGCCTTGTGATTTTTGGCAAGGTCGGTGCTCGGGCAGTCGAGTCTCTCAAATCTCCAACCCCAGTCGGCGCCCTTTTCTCCCTCAAAATCGCAGCAGCCGCCATCCTCTTCTCAATTCAGCGACGTCAAAGCCCAAGGCTGATGTCGTTCTCCTTATATTGTGGTGTGTATCGAATTAAAGAAGCAGATCTACTGGTGGTGGCGTTGTGGTGTTCTGTGTGTCGTGAGTATGTCGTTGTGTGTGCGTGTTCTGTTGAGTCGGAGATGGGGGTCAGAGGGAGATCCGGCAGGGGCCGACGGCCGGCGTCGGCTACTGCCGCCGGATGAGAAGGGAGAGAGGGGGTGTTGTGTGTTAGTGTGTGTAATGTTGAAGAAGAAAGGGGATCTAGTCACAACACTAATTTGCCAGCGCAACATTAATTTACTTGCATTTGGTGTGCTGGGATCCAGTCGGATGCCACATGGATGCCAATATCGTTCCAGCCCAACATTAAATAGATCTGTGTGCAaaatatcaaaaataccctTGCCGGAAATTGGCCGGAGTACTTAAATCAGATCAAATTAATAGTGTAGGAATTTCCATGATACACATTGAATTGCGGTATTTAAACCAGAATTTGGTCATAGTTTAGTAATTTACATGCCATTAACCCAATTTAAAACCAATAAAATCTTTTTCTTACCTCTAAAACTCTCATACAATTTCACACTATTCTTTTAAGATGTTGTGTAGTGCGTCCAGTGGTGACTTTGTCTCAAAAACTCAACCATTTCTCTAAAATTTagtttatgtgatttttttattttatttgttaactTATTTCAACCGCCATTTTTTTACTTTAACTTGGGCCCAAAACCCAAAcaaaatatattcatataagAAGGGCCTACTCTCACAGTTCGATTGAGggtacaaaaataaattaaatagtatttaaatacatatattaaaaaaaataaaaagttcagGTTACAACTATACCCCACCGCCTCACTTTGGATCGACCATTGTTGACGAGAATCAAACATAAGGCTTATAGTGTAATGATTGATGCACTTGTATCAAAGATCCATAGGCTTCTTAAATAGCTTAAGAAACTCATTCCATTTAATAACAAGACAGATGTGAGACAAACtccttttattttaatacaagCAAATTTTGAACACATGCGTTACCCCAAAAAGCTAACGAGTCCTTGAAGCTTTGATAAAAGGAGAGCTGCAGTTACAACTATCACACAACAACGAGGATTGAGGATAGCAATTATATAAGCTTATCCAGACAGCATCGACGCCACGATAGGGATACTACGGGCTGAGAGCTTCGGCTCAGTCTCGTCTCCTTCTCCAAAA
This window encodes:
- the LOC131014183 gene encoding protein G1-like6, with amino-acid sequence MACKLLNYDQILSGPALVSYCNSSSPTSETSSVSQKAVAGAPPSSLSRYESQKWRNWNTSGRYLKNHKPLLVLSHCSGAHILEFLRYLDQFGKTKVHTAGCPFFGHPHPLPPPPPRPAPAFSARPGEASMHSSASYAPPSRRTTAGRRPIPSAHAVSPMRRKRGRSPQSSRCRRQIRGQGLTALLSLLKESN